The sequence below is a genomic window from Lolium perenne isolate Kyuss_39 chromosome 4, Kyuss_2.0, whole genome shotgun sequence.
TCAAATAAGTAGTGAAGTTTTTGTTACCGTTAGGGCGACCATTCCAGCTACAACCCCAATTCTGAATCCTTTCGTCAAGTTTGGGCCGCTGAAAAATATGCGATGAAATGACGCTGGATTGATTCCTTGGTCTATGTGTTTGACCTGAAATTGATCGATGATAGATACACTATGTTATACACTTATACTGAACTAATTGATGGCAAAATTTCCAGGTAGCCAAGTATGACTTACAATAGCGACGCCTTGCTTGTCTGCACGAGTGAGGTACACACACAAGGTGGATAAGATGACCGATATAAGCGGCGCGATTGCAGAAACCCAGAAGAGCTTTTTATTCTTCTTAGCCTGAATTATCCCAGTTAGTTGGTATGATCATCACAAATAGTCAAAGAGAAATAATAGTTAATTATAAACATGTAGTATTTTATCTTACAATGTACTTGGCTGCTAGAAGGAATGCCAAGAACGATGCTGCGATCAATATTGTCTGCCAGTTCCACTAAATCAACAAAGCAAGAGTAATCTGAAATATTGGTTTTCATCGGTGAAGTGGGAAAAAAAATAAGGTACGATTTTTCTTACGCCATGGTGAACATTTCCCCAGACAGATTTCATGACTGATATGATATCTGACTTCTTGGTGAAGACCGCAATGCCAAGGAATCCCTTGAGCTGTTGAAGAGCAATGGTGACGGCTGCACCCGCCATGAAACCAACGATGGCGGCATGAGACAAGAACTCTATGATGAACCCTAGCCTGCAGCAAAGTCCGTTCATGAACTACCATTCTAATGCATAACCGAGTTGGTTAACAGGATCTGAGGTAATACCTAAAGAATCCGAGCGCGAACTGAGTGAGGCCCGCGAAGAATGTGGCGGTGAAGGCCAGGCTGGTGTACTCTTCCCGATCCTTGACCGGGTCTAACTCCTGTTGGAGAAGAGTGCCGAGCAGCAGCGACACGACCGCCACAGGACCGATGGCTATGTCCCTGGAACTACCCATCAGGGCATATATCAAAGGCGGGACGAAGCTACTGTCTGCACATTTAAAGTTTCTTATCATCAGTAGCCACTGGAGCAAAATTCTCATCACAACAAGAAGGAATGGATACGCGTGTGTGCGTGTATGTGCACTTACACAGTCCATACTGTGGTAACAGGCCAGCAAGCTTGGCATAACCGATATCCTGAGGTATGCAGAGGCTGGCGATGGTCATCCCGGCGATGAGGTCGCCCTTGAACTTGCCCAAGGTGTAGTTCCTGCCCCAGTCCAGCATCGGGAAGACATGCTGCAGGCCGAGCCACAGCTTCTTGGACTTGGGCTGGTCCTTGAACGGCCTCAGCGGGTCGTCGGAGAAGAAGGTCTCCTTCAACCCGTCGGAGAACTCCGCGAAAGCGCCCTTCTTGGGCGGAAAACCAACCTTGTAGCTGTTGTGGGTATTCTCCGTGCGGCGGCGTGACATCGTCCGGCTGGAGATGTCATCGCCGGGCAATTCTTCACCGCCATCGGACACGGTACGCGGCATTGTGGACGATGTTGCACACGCCTAGGTGCAGAAGGGCACTTGTATCTGCAAACGATGCAGTGAGCACATTGGTCAAACTCTATTCAGAAGGCCAAAGCTGCACGGACTTGCATGACCAGCTACATGCATGGCCCAAAACCCAGGTGATCTGAGCTCTGAACTGAATGAAATGATGTTTTACTTCAGAGCTAAATAAATCTGAAGCCTatgcaagaacaagaacaagaataCAAGCACACAACAGAATTCAACGATCATCGGTCAGTGGCTGTCTAGTGTTTGACCATGGGATCATTCCTAACTGACAAGCCTGGAGAATGGAGAACGGAAGAAAACCTACACGAGGATGCTCTTGGCCCAGGAAGACAGAGGCCTTGCTTGCTTCTTCCTTGGATTGTTCAGAACCTAGCTAGAGAATGTCCATTATATATAGCACTCCGGCTACGATGAATGTCAACCCCTCAGTTTTAAAAGGGCCAAGAGGGATAGCTAGGCTAAGCTGCAAAGTACGAATCTGCGTCGAAAATCGAACCACGTTCAACAGAGCACAGGAAATGCCTACCTAAATGAATAAGATATCCTACACAGCTCATCAGTTGCTGAACTCGTAAATTATTTTGCTTACACAACGTAGTAGTTGAAAGAATGTGCCGATATTTGTCGGAAAAAAAAAATGTGCTGATGACAGGTGACAAAAGGAGCAATCAAACTGTTTCAGCTCTCGGTTGAATGCGATTTAAGGAACAGAGATGAGGCCAGACTGGACTTTGATCAAATtcatgtaagtatacataagtacGTTACATGGGAAACTGAATATTCTATGACAATCGGCATCAAGTTGGAGTTGTGAATTTTTGGTACTTTTTCTGGCTAGAAACTTGTCAAGTCATTGACACCACCACACCTTGGGTTAATATGCAGCCAAACTCCAGTCAACCTATAAACAAGACATAAAGGGGGACAAACTTCTGCAATTTTGACATCCAGGATGACCCAATGCACGCGTTATGACTTATGAAACTATACAGGAACTGGAGGTTTTAGAAGAGCTGCCCACTGCAAAGCACCTTTGTGGAATTCTGGGGCTCTCAATTGCTCTCATCAGCTGATGAAAACGAAACCTAGCTAGTTACCTGCTCTACGCTTTCCATGCTTGACTATGCAGCTACGAACCCATCTTTTGCATATCTGATGAAGACATTATTTAAAGTTTCTTAACCGCAGTTAGTGACAAGTTCCACTACTTATGTCATATTAAAATTTATAACATGGTTGTCTCGGCCTCTCCGGGACTAGGCAAGGCCCAATAATGCAGTTGTTAATTCTAATTATCAACAATCAGAACATGATCTGCAGCAGCAGCTAAGCAAAACTGCAGGTTCAGACCGCAAAATCGACAGTTAGTATAGCCGGAAAATCAGATTGGTCGATTAACGACTATTATGTTCTGTAGGTAAGCATGGTCCGCCATTTCCATAAACTTGGTCAAAGAGGCAATGAAAGGAAGCTTAATGTAATTTAGACTGCACGTATATATGCTAATGCGATGATGCGACAAGGTTGGACGGTCCTGAAATGCACAGCATGCACCAATCTACTGCCTAACAGATTTGATTCCGTGCACTCTCGGTGGCTCTCATCACTTTGATTACATACAAACCTTTGCCTACCTCATGCTCTCTCTATCTTTCCATGCCAATGACCCAATGTGCTCTACTTTTTTCATATACAGGTACAGAGTAGGAGCATATGTTGATCAGTGACTGCACTGTGGAAATCGAGTCTCACACGGAAACAGCAGTTTATTCATTCATGAAAAAAATACCGAGAAATGAAATTAAAACCCACCCCCCAGGAATCTAAGGGTATACGCAACTGAGAAAGACAGCAGGACACGTGGAAATATAATCGATCCACCATACTCCTATCATGCAAACCTAGATCAAAGAATTCTTGGTTAACATTCAGAAAACATCTGGGTTCGGCCGTTGAAACCAACAAGGCCGTAAGAAGCAATCGATCAAATGAACAGATCAAGAAAAAAGAATAAACAAAGTCAGGGACTAAACCCTTTATGAC
It includes:
- the LOC127297098 gene encoding sulfate transporter 1.2, which translates into the protein MPRTVSDGGEELPGDDISSRTMSRRRTENTHNSYKVGFPPKKGAFAEFSDGLKETFFSDDPLRPFKDQPKSKKLWLGLQHVFPMLDWGRNYTLGKFKGDLIAGMTIASLCIPQDIGYAKLAGLLPQYGLYSSFVPPLIYALMGSSRDIAIGPVAVVSLLLGTLLQQELDPVKDREEYTSLAFTATFFAGLTQFALGFFRLGFIIEFLSHAAIVGFMAGAAVTIALQQLKGFLGIAVFTKKSDIISVMKSVWGNVHHGWNWQTILIAASFLAFLLAAKYIAKKNKKLFWVSAIAPLISVILSTLCVYLTRADKQGVAIVKHIDQGINPASFHRIFFSGPNLTKGFRIGVVAGMVALTEAIAIGRTFAAMKDYQIDGNKEMVALGTMNIVGSFTSCYVATGSFSRSAVNYMAGCRTAISNVVMAIVVMLTLLLITPLFKYTPNAILASIIINAVLGLIDFEAAYLLWKVDKMDFVACLGAFFGVIFASVEYGLLIAVAISLGKILLQVTRPRTALLGNLPRTTIYRNVEQYTEATKVPGVLIVRVDSAIYFTNSNYVKERILRWLRDEEEQQEEQKLSKTEFLIVELSPVTDIDTSGIHALEELLKALEKRKIQLILANPGPIVIQKLRAAKFTELIGDDKIFLSVGEAVKMVAPKHENA